A stretch of Lathyrus oleraceus cultivar Zhongwan6 chromosome 6, CAAS_Psat_ZW6_1.0, whole genome shotgun sequence DNA encodes these proteins:
- the LOC127093117 gene encoding protein SAR DEFICIENT 4 yields MASTNKDQKTTNTVSSSSPIFISTENLRTILTHQTLMNHIDSNLPKVSTFLQTPIRQTYSLSPSSSLLLMPSWSSSSSFPYVGVKLVTHFPQNSSINLPGVQGSHVLFNSSTGQTLASMDSTELTLYRTSCVSGLASRYLSRDDSEILVMVGAGSLAPHLIRAHFSARPSLRKVLIWNRTVEKAEALAKKLRESDEFSLSGLSFEGCGCLDDVVGFGDIVSCATNSETALVKGERLKVGAHLDLVGSFKPSMKECDDEALKRGKVFVDNEAALVEAGELVGAFERGVIKEDEIEANLVELIRGDKIGRSSSEEITVFKSVGSAVVDMLASQFVYETYTGK; encoded by the coding sequence ATGGCTTCCACAAACAAGGACCAAAAAACCACAAACACCGTGTCTTCTtcttctccaatcttcatttccACTGAGAATTTACGAACCATCCTCACCCATCAAACTCTAATGAACCACATCGACTCCAATCTCCCCAAAGTTTCAACCTTTCTCCAAACCCCAATTCGCCAAACCTACAGTCTCTCTCCTTCCTCTTCCCTCCTCCTCATGCCTTCATGGTCTTCTTCTTCCTCCTTCCCTTACGTTGGTGTCAAACTTGTAACCCATTTTCCTCAAAATTCCTCAATCAATTTACCCGGTGTTCAAGGTAGCCATGTCCTCTTCAATTCATCCACTGGTCAAACCCTTGCTTCTATGGATTCCACCGAACTTACGCTTTACAGAACCTCTTGTGTCTCTGGTTTGGCTTCTAGATATTTATCTAGAGATGATAGTGAGATTCTTGTTATGGTTGGTGCTGGTTCCCTTGCACCACATTTGATCAGAGCTCATTTTTCAGCCAGACCCAGTTTGAGAAAAGTGTTGATTTGGAATAGGACTGTTGAAAAGGCGGAAGCTTTGGCTAAGAAACTGAGAGAAAGTGATGAGTTTTCACTCTCAGGGTTGAGTTTTGAGGGTTGTGGGTGTTTGGATGATGTTGTTGGATTTGGGGATATTGTGAGCTGTGCTACAAATTCCGAGACAGCGCTTGTGAAAGGCGAGAGGTTGAAGGTTGGAGCTCATTTGGATTTGGTGGGTTCTTTTAAGCCTTCAATGAAGGAATGTGATGATGAGGCTTTGAAAAGAGGGAAAGTTTTTGTTGACAATGAGGCTGCATTGGTTGAAGCAGGTGAACTAGTGGGTGCTTTTGAAAGGGGAGTGATCAAGGAAGATGAAATTGAGGCCAATTTGGTGGAGCTTATTAGAGGTGATAAAATTGGGAGAAGCAGTTCAGAAGAAATTACTGTTTTTAAGTCTGTTGGTTCTGCTGTTGTTGATATGCTGGCTTCACAGTTTGTTTATGAGACATACACAGGGAAATAG